The genomic region GCAGAAAATCCTTGCGGAGCGTGGGTGGGCGCTCTAGACTTTGCGAGCTGCACGAGAAGCGGGGGGAGCCGGGTGTGAGCCGGACCGCGGCCGGGCCGGCGGTGGGAGCGGGGCGGCGAAAGGGGGAGGGTGGGTGAGCAGCGTCGTCAAGAAGCGGCGCAAGAAGATCCGCAAGCATAAATATAAGAAGCTGCGGAAGCGGATGCGCCACAAGAAGAAGTAACCCCAGGGGCCGCAGGGAGGCCGGCAAAGACGGGTGCTCGGTGGCCTCCGGGCGACCCTGGTCGATCCCCCAAGGAGGAATACGGTCTCGTGATTGGGTGGGGGCACCCGGGGGAAACATACGGGCTGGCCTCCGATCCCATCGTGATGCCCGCCGTCGCGGAAGGAGTCCGCAGGCGCTGGGTGTCCGCCCGGTTTCCTGTCCGTCCGTACCTGTCCCACAGTTCGATCCCGCCCCAGGGACCAGGCCGCGTCGTTTCTGCCCGGTTTGCCCCACCCGAGGAGCGTGGAGCTCCGCGTCCCTCCTGCCGTCTCTGTGTCGGTCGTACCATCGTTGTTTCCTCGCGGCGAGTGGGTAGGGTGGAGGTGAGCCGGTGAGGAGGCGGCTGATCCGCCTTGGCGCCCTGCTGATGCTGGGAATCTGGGGAGGTGCCGTGCCCCTGGAGGGAGGCGTGGCCCTGGCCGCCCACATCCG from Candidatus Methylomirabilis sp. harbors:
- a CDS encoding AURKAIP1/COX24 domain-containing protein: MSSVVKKRRKKIRKHKYKKLRKRMRHKKK